In Candidatus Eisenbacteria bacterium, a single window of DNA contains:
- the rsmI gene encoding 16S rRNA (cytidine(1402)-2'-O)-methyltransferase — translation MKRGTLYLVGTPIGNMGDLSRRAEEVLRTVDRIAAEDTRRTGALLERIGSRVPALSFYARNEERRVPELLRLLLEGRSVAVVSDAGNPGIADPAERLVRAALEEGIEVVPVPGPSAFLAALVASGLSTRRFRFEGFLPSREGPRLDRLRVLAAEEGTLVFYESPRRIRRLLEEIAGAMGERRVVLARELTKKFEEFLRGTASELAAGFDERPPRGEFVVLVEGAKGGERLPRERVLDLVREETAAGASLRDAVRAAASTAGWKEQEVYRLLRGGDREEPESPGGGSGDLPGT, via the coding sequence ATGAAACGGGGAACGCTCTACCTGGTCGGCACCCCCATCGGTAACATGGGGGACCTCTCCCGGCGGGCGGAGGAGGTGCTCCGCACCGTCGACCGGATCGCCGCCGAGGACACGCGGCGGACCGGCGCCCTCCTGGAAAGGATCGGTTCCCGCGTTCCCGCGTTATCGTTTTATGCGCGAAACGAAGAGCGTCGCGTCCCGGAGCTGCTCCGCCTGCTCCTCGAAGGCCGATCGGTGGCGGTCGTCTCCGACGCCGGAAACCCGGGGATCGCCGATCCCGCCGAGCGCCTGGTTCGCGCCGCCCTGGAGGAGGGGATCGAGGTGGTCCCCGTCCCCGGCCCGAGCGCCTTCCTCGCCGCGCTGGTCGCCTCGGGTCTTTCGACGCGGCGGTTCCGCTTCGAGGGGTTCCTCCCCTCGCGCGAGGGGCCTCGTCTGGACCGGCTCCGCGTTCTCGCCGCCGAGGAGGGAACCCTCGTCTTCTACGAATCCCCCCGGCGGATCCGCCGCCTGTTGGAGGAGATCGCAGGCGCCATGGGGGAGAGGCGGGTGGTTCTCGCGCGGGAGTTGACCAAGAAATTCGAGGAGTTCCTGCGCGGGACCGCGTCGGAGCTGGCCGCGGGGTTCGACGAACGGCCGCCCCGCGGGGAGTTCGTGGTGCTCGTCGAAGGGGCGAAGGGGGGGGAGAGGCTCCCGCGGGAGAGGGTTCTCGACCTGGTTCGCGAGGAGACCGCCGCCGGCGCCTCTCTCCGGGACGCGGTGCGCGCCGCCGCGAGCACCGCCGGATGGAAGGAGCAGGAAGTGTACCGACTCCTCCGCGGGGGCGACCGCGAGGAGCCGGAGTCGCCCGGCGGCGGAAGCGGCGATCTTCCAGGTACTTGA
- the ltaE gene encoding low-specificity L-threonine aldolase, with protein sequence MIDLRSDTVTRPTPEMRERIARAEVGDDVFGEDPAVNLLQERTAELLGKEAALFVASGTMGNVAAVRAHTRHGDEVILDTEAHIVHYEAGSAAAVSGVQFWTVPGRAGAFTARDVGKRVRPDDVHAAPTTLICMENTHNRAGGTVFPIEEMEGIGAFARERGIRTHLDGARLWNAAVASGVPEARWAAAVDSVTVCLSKGLGAPVGSVLAGSADFIRRARRVRKMLGGGMRQAGVLAAAGLYALEHHRERLADDHAHARLLAETLNRIPGFSVEMDRVQTNIIYADVSEHRWSEAEIVRRMAEKEVLFLSLGAGRIRLVTHLDVSRGAAEEAAGRLEEVLV encoded by the coding sequence ATGATCGATCTCCGAAGCGACACGGTGACCCGGCCGACGCCGGAGATGCGCGAGCGAATCGCCCGCGCCGAGGTGGGGGACGACGTCTTCGGCGAGGACCCGGCGGTGAACCTCCTGCAGGAGCGGACCGCGGAGTTGCTCGGGAAGGAGGCGGCGCTCTTCGTGGCGAGCGGAACGATGGGGAACGTGGCGGCGGTGCGCGCCCACACCCGTCACGGCGACGAGGTGATCCTCGACACGGAGGCGCACATCGTCCATTACGAGGCGGGTTCCGCCGCGGCGGTCAGCGGCGTCCAGTTTTGGACCGTCCCCGGACGCGCGGGGGCGTTCACCGCGCGCGACGTGGGAAAGAGGGTGCGGCCCGACGACGTGCACGCGGCCCCCACCACGCTGATCTGCATGGAGAACACGCACAACCGGGCGGGGGGGACCGTGTTCCCCATCGAGGAGATGGAGGGGATCGGCGCTTTCGCGCGGGAGCGGGGGATCCGTACCCACCTGGACGGGGCGCGGCTCTGGAACGCGGCGGTCGCCTCCGGCGTCCCCGAGGCGCGCTGGGCCGCCGCCGTCGATTCGGTCACGGTCTGCCTTTCCAAGGGGCTCGGCGCGCCGGTCGGTTCGGTGCTCGCCGGGAGCGCGGATTTCATCCGGCGGGCGCGCCGGGTCCGCAAGATGCTCGGAGGCGGCATGCGCCAGGCGGGCGTTCTCGCCGCCGCCGGCCTGTACGCGCTGGAGCATCACCGGGAACGTCTCGCCGACGACCACGCGCACGCCCGCCTCCTCGCGGAAACGCTCAATCGGATCCCGGGCTTCTCCGTGGAGATGGACCGCGTGCAAACGAACATCATCTACGCCGACGTGTCGGAACACCGCTGGAGCGAAGCGGAGATCGTTCGTCGAATGGCGGAGAAGGAGGTGCTCTTCCTCTCCCTCGGCGCCGGGAGGATCCGGCTGGTGACCCACCTGGACGTCTCGCGCGGCGCCGCGGAAGAGGCGGCGGGCCGCCTGGAGGAGGTCCTCGTTTGA
- the selB gene encoding selenocysteine-specific translation elongation factor — MSITRVIGTAGHIDHGKTALVRALTGVDTDRLKEEKERRISIDLGFAPLNLPGGVRAGVVDVPGHERFVKNMLAGVGGIDAVLFTVAADEGVMPQTVEHLEILHYLDVRAGLVALTKKDLVDEEMLELVREEVEEAFHGTALEDAPILAVSSVTGEGVAELAERLAAILREAPERPAPDWFRLPVDRVFSSRGFGTVVTGTVWSGTVRVGDRLDLLPSGKEVRVRKVEVFSEEVEEARAGQRSALALHGVSREEVARGDTLAAPGVLTPTHMVDGRVRLSEQGRGLRHRQRVRFHHGAAEVLGRVALIEKEDLDAGGAGLIQLRLESPVVLTRGDRFILRTYSPARTLGGGTVLDPSPTKHRRSRKEEDLAFLRVAESGDRSEMVRALLAAGPRAAATPAEIAARLQIPEEEVREALRPLEEREEARSVAGMVVLAGVLDELAAEAEERVRDAGSGGGLKAGIPREEVRKNLSRRVEIPLFQIILDRLVERKKVSLRGDSLFPGGGELPERVEREARRLEALLDESGAAPPSPADLAGRLGLDTKHFTALVDSLVRVDRVRRVASNLIYRTAEIDRLREAAVRLLRERGSMGVTDFKDETGLSRKFAVPLLELFDQERITRREGDRRVPGSAFPAEKEEEGG, encoded by the coding sequence ATGAGCATCACCCGCGTGATCGGCACCGCCGGCCACATCGACCACGGCAAGACGGCGCTCGTGCGGGCTCTCACCGGAGTGGACACGGACCGGCTCAAGGAGGAGAAGGAGCGGAGGATCTCCATCGATCTCGGTTTCGCGCCTCTGAATCTTCCCGGGGGCGTCCGGGCGGGGGTGGTGGACGTGCCCGGCCACGAACGGTTCGTCAAGAACATGCTCGCCGGCGTGGGGGGGATCGACGCGGTCCTCTTCACCGTCGCCGCCGACGAAGGGGTGATGCCCCAAACGGTGGAGCACCTGGAGATCCTTCATTACCTGGACGTCCGCGCCGGCCTTGTGGCGCTCACCAAGAAGGACCTGGTGGACGAGGAGATGCTCGAGCTTGTCCGTGAGGAGGTGGAGGAGGCCTTCCATGGAACCGCTCTGGAGGACGCGCCGATTCTGGCGGTCTCCTCGGTGACCGGCGAGGGGGTGGCGGAGCTGGCGGAGAGGCTCGCCGCGATCCTCCGGGAGGCGCCCGAGCGGCCCGCGCCGGACTGGTTCCGCCTTCCCGTGGACCGGGTCTTCTCCTCCCGCGGTTTCGGCACGGTGGTGACCGGCACGGTCTGGTCGGGGACGGTACGGGTCGGGGACCGTCTCGACCTTCTCCCCTCGGGCAAGGAAGTTCGTGTGCGAAAGGTCGAGGTTTTCAGCGAAGAGGTGGAGGAGGCGCGGGCCGGCCAGCGGTCGGCGCTCGCCCTGCACGGCGTATCCCGGGAAGAAGTGGCGCGGGGGGACACGCTCGCCGCGCCCGGCGTCCTCACCCCCACCCACATGGTGGACGGACGGGTCCGGCTCTCCGAGCAGGGGCGCGGCCTCCGGCACCGGCAGCGGGTGCGGTTCCACCACGGCGCGGCGGAGGTGCTCGGCCGTGTGGCGCTGATCGAAAAGGAGGATCTCGACGCGGGCGGGGCGGGGCTGATTCAGCTGCGGCTCGAGTCGCCCGTGGTCCTCACCCGCGGGGACCGGTTCATCCTCCGCACCTATTCGCCGGCGCGGACCCTCGGCGGCGGGACCGTGCTCGACCCGAGCCCGACCAAGCACCGGCGGAGCCGGAAGGAGGAGGACCTCGCCTTTCTCCGGGTCGCCGAGAGCGGCGACCGGTCCGAGATGGTGCGCGCCCTGCTCGCCGCCGGACCCCGCGCGGCGGCCACGCCGGCGGAGATCGCGGCGCGCCTGCAGATCCCCGAGGAGGAGGTGCGCGAGGCGCTCCGGCCGCTGGAAGAGCGGGAGGAGGCCCGTTCCGTCGCCGGGATGGTGGTCCTCGCCGGGGTGCTCGACGAATTGGCCGCCGAGGCGGAGGAAAGGGTCCGCGACGCCGGTTCGGGCGGCGGGCTGAAGGCGGGCATTCCCCGGGAGGAAGTGCGCAAGAATCTCTCTCGGCGGGTGGAGATTCCCCTTTTCCAGATCATCCTGGATCGCCTGGTCGAGCGGAAGAAGGTGAGCCTTCGCGGGGACTCGCTCTTTCCAGGCGGCGGGGAACTCCCGGAGCGGGTGGAGCGGGAGGCGCGCCGCCTCGAGGCGCTTCTCGACGAAAGCGGCGCCGCGCCCCCCTCGCCGGCGGATCTCGCCGGCCGACTCGGTTTGGATACGAAACATTTTACCGCGCTCGTCGACTCGTTGGTCCGCGTGGACCGCGTCCGGCGGGTCGCCTCGAACCTGATTTACCGCACCGCCGAAATCGATCGTCTCCGAGAGGCGGCGGTCCGCCTTCTCCGCGAGCGGGGGAGCATGGGCGTGACCGACTTCAAGGACGAGACGGGACTCTCCCGCAAGTTCGCCGTCCCTCTACTGGAGCTTTTCGATCAGGAGAGGATCACGCGGAGAGAGGGAGACCGGCGCGTACCCGGTTCCGCCTTCCCGGCGGAAAAGGAGGAGGAGGGGGGATGA
- the prmC gene encoding peptide chain release factor N(5)-glutamine methyltransferase: protein MSDGTRTWTVVALLKTTSDYFREKGAASPRVDAELLLAHLLGGRRIDLYLQHDRPVNGDELARFREMVRRRASGKPVQRITGGAEFYSIPFRVHDGVFIPRPETELLVDRGIEFLRDEGGEAPFAVDAGTGSGVIAVSLAKRIPRLRVEATDRSPEAVLCARENARLAGVEERVDVIETDLAAHLERLGAAADLVLSNPPYVTTAEMAELPREVGEHDPSGALHGGEDGLLAIRPLIAAAAVALRPGGLLVFEASDATAAGAVAAVEETGLYESARVGRDLAGRLRVVEARRIGAAPPVRQEEDR, encoded by the coding sequence ATGAGCGACGGAACCCGAACCTGGACGGTGGTCGCCCTCCTGAAGACCACCTCGGATTATTTCCGCGAGAAGGGGGCGGCCAGCCCCCGCGTCGACGCCGAGCTTCTTCTCGCCCACCTCCTCGGCGGGCGCCGCATCGATCTCTACCTACAGCACGATCGCCCGGTGAACGGCGACGAACTCGCCCGTTTCCGTGAAATGGTCCGCCGGCGCGCCTCCGGGAAACCGGTGCAGAGGATCACGGGCGGCGCCGAGTTCTACTCCATCCCCTTCCGCGTGCATGACGGCGTTTTCATCCCCCGGCCGGAGACGGAACTGCTTGTGGACCGCGGGATCGAGTTTCTCCGCGACGAGGGGGGGGAAGCCCCCTTCGCCGTCGACGCCGGAACCGGGAGCGGCGTGATCGCCGTCTCCCTGGCGAAGAGGATCCCGCGCCTCCGCGTGGAGGCGACGGACCGCTCCCCCGAGGCGGTTCTCTGCGCCAGGGAGAACGCACGCCTCGCCGGCGTGGAGGAGCGGGTGGACGTGATCGAGACGGACCTCGCGGCGCATCTGGAGCGTCTCGGCGCCGCGGCGGACCTGGTCCTCTCCAATCCGCCCTACGTGACCACCGCGGAGATGGCCGAACTGCCGCGGGAGGTCGGCGAACACGACCCGAGCGGGGCGCTGCACGGGGGAGAAGACGGCCTGCTCGCGATCCGCCCCTTGATCGCCGCCGCCGCCGTCGCGCTCCGGCCGGGCGGATTGCTCGTGTTCGAGGCGAGCGACGCCACCGCGGCGGGCGCGGTCGCCGCCGTCGAGGAGACCGGGCTCTACGAAAGCGCGCGGGTGGGACGGGATCTGGCCGGTCGCCTCCGGGTGGTTGAGGCGCGAAGAATCGGCGCCGCGCCCCCCGTCCGGCAGGAGGAGGATCGATGA
- the prfA gene encoding peptide chain release factor 1 encodes MLDKLRRIREKYDRLTESLADPEVMGHPKRMAEIGRERGRLETILNAGRRYEELCARKAEAEEILEAGGDSDLAELARADLEEVEEEFPQAEDTLRLQLLPRDERDHRNVIVEIRAGTGGDEASLFAGDLYRMYHRFAEERSWKLQVLESNPTELGGFKEIVFRLEGEDAYRLFKYESGVHRVQRVPETESSGRIHTSAATVAVLPEAEEVDIRIDPGDLKFDVMRASGPGGQSVNTTDSAVRVTHVPTGIVVRCQDEKSQHKNKARALQILRARLYDRKVEAEHNERAAARRSQVGSGDRSAKIRTYNFPQGRVTDHRIGLTLHKLDRILDGDLNELLDALLRASQEEQLRAESN; translated from the coding sequence ATGTTGGATAAGCTGCGCCGGATACGGGAGAAATACGACCGATTGACCGAGAGCCTCGCCGATCCGGAGGTGATGGGCCACCCGAAGCGGATGGCCGAGATCGGACGGGAGAGGGGAAGGCTCGAGACGATTCTGAACGCGGGGCGGCGCTACGAGGAACTCTGCGCGCGCAAGGCGGAGGCGGAGGAGATCCTCGAGGCGGGGGGCGACTCGGACCTGGCGGAACTCGCGCGGGCCGATCTGGAAGAGGTGGAAGAGGAGTTCCCGCAGGCGGAGGATACGCTCCGGCTGCAGCTCCTCCCGCGCGACGAGCGCGACCACCGGAACGTGATCGTCGAGATCCGCGCCGGCACCGGGGGGGACGAGGCGTCCCTCTTCGCCGGCGACCTCTATCGCATGTACCACCGATTCGCCGAGGAGCGCTCCTGGAAGCTCCAGGTGCTCGAGTCGAATCCGACCGAGCTGGGCGGCTTCAAGGAAATCGTCTTCCGCCTGGAGGGCGAGGACGCTTATCGTCTCTTCAAGTACGAGAGCGGCGTGCACCGGGTCCAACGCGTCCCCGAGACCGAATCGAGCGGGCGGATCCATACGTCCGCGGCCACGGTGGCGGTCCTCCCCGAGGCGGAAGAGGTGGACATCCGTATCGATCCGGGCGACCTGAAGTTCGACGTGATGCGCGCCTCCGGCCCCGGCGGACAGAGCGTGAACACCACGGACTCGGCGGTTCGTGTCACCCACGTGCCGACGGGTATCGTGGTGCGTTGCCAGGACGAAAAGTCGCAGCATAAGAACAAGGCTCGGGCGCTGCAAATCCTCCGGGCGCGTCTCTATGACCGAAAGGTGGAGGCGGAGCACAACGAGCGCGCCGCGGCCCGCCGGTCCCAGGTGGGGAGCGGTGACCGGAGCGCGAAGATTCGGACATACAACTTTCCTCAGGGGCGCGTGACCGATCATCGAATCGGATTGACCCTCCACAAGCTCGATCGTATTCTGGACGGCGACCTGAACGAGCTGTTGGACGCCCTCCTGCGCGCCTCCCAGGAAGAGCAGCTCCGCGCCGAGTCGAACTAG
- a CDS encoding DUF1385 domain-containing protein → MASDRERICAERLGKTMFNKIGGQAVIEGVMMRAPGRVATAVRRPDGTITVRARDYRSVVERFPFLRLPVLRGAVALFESLALGVGALMFSAEEAAEEEEKKGDASAGKEPAEGKGKKGGGGFSFALYGTLALSLLLGLAFFFYLPLMLTEWIGVKGGFLFNLIDGAIRLLFLFFYIFAISRWKEMRRVLAYHGAEHKSIFNLESGTELSVANAQRFTTLHPRCGTSFLLIVALTSVFVFLFLGRPESIGERFVRLAFVPVIAGLSYEVLKLTGRWADRPWMAPLVKPGLFLQTMTTVEPEDDQVEVGLAALRAALGERLERREELFHDVG, encoded by the coding sequence ATGGCATCGGACAGGGAACGGATCTGCGCCGAACGCCTCGGCAAGACCATGTTCAACAAGATCGGCGGCCAGGCGGTCATCGAGGGAGTGATGATGCGCGCGCCGGGCCGGGTGGCCACGGCGGTCCGCCGTCCGGACGGCACGATCACGGTCCGCGCGCGCGACTACCGCTCCGTGGTCGAGCGTTTTCCCTTTCTCCGCTTGCCGGTGCTCCGCGGCGCGGTGGCCCTCTTCGAGTCCCTCGCCCTCGGCGTGGGAGCGCTGATGTTCTCCGCGGAGGAAGCGGCGGAGGAAGAGGAGAAGAAGGGAGACGCCTCGGCGGGGAAGGAACCGGCCGAGGGGAAGGGGAAGAAGGGGGGCGGCGGTTTCTCCTTCGCCCTGTACGGCACGCTGGCGCTCTCCCTCCTCCTGGGCCTCGCCTTCTTCTTTTATCTTCCTCTGATGCTGACCGAATGGATCGGTGTGAAAGGCGGCTTCCTCTTCAACCTGATCGATGGGGCGATCCGCCTTCTCTTCCTGTTTTTTTACATCTTCGCCATCAGTCGCTGGAAGGAGATGCGCCGCGTTCTCGCCTACCACGGCGCGGAGCACAAATCGATTTTCAATCTCGAGTCGGGAACGGAACTCTCCGTGGCGAACGCACAGCGGTTCACCACCCTCCACCCACGATGCGGCACCAGTTTTCTGCTCATCGTGGCCCTGACCAGCGTGTTCGTCTTTCTCTTCCTCGGTCGCCCCGAGTCGATCGGCGAGCGATTCGTCCGGCTCGCCTTCGTCCCGGTGATCGCCGGCCTCTCCTACGAGGTCCTCAAGCTCACCGGGCGCTGGGCGGACCGTCCCTGGATGGCGCCGCTCGTGAAACCGGGCCTTTTCCTGCAGACGATGACCACCGTCGAGCCGGAGGACGATCAGGTCGAGGTCGGTCTCGCGGCTTTGCGGGCCGCGCTGGGCGAACGCCTGGAGAGGCGTGAGGAGTTGTTCCACGATGTTGGATAA
- the rpmE gene encoding 50S ribosomal protein L31, whose protein sequence is MKKDIHPKYHDTTISCVCGNVIQTGSTVENLKIEICSNCHPFFTGKQKLVDTAGRVERYRRKYGLEKKEESADS, encoded by the coding sequence GTGAAGAAAGACATCCATCCCAAGTACCACGACACGACGATCAGTTGCGTGTGCGGCAACGTGATCCAGACCGGTTCCACCGTGGAGAACCTGAAGATCGAAATCTGCTCGAACTGCCACCCCTTCTTTACGGGGAAGCAGAAGCTCGTCGACACGGCGGGCCGGGTCGAACGGTATCGCCGGAAATACGGCCTGGAAAAGAAGGAAGAGAGCGCCGACAGCTAG